In a genomic window of Spirosoma agri:
- a CDS encoding PI-PLC domain-containing protein, with amino-acid sequence MYLRILLLLLLPVAIATAQKIQSQNDYAQPRPFVTAYEQRADFIEADVWLLDGKLVVSQEKPTGNAPTLDSLYIKPIAKLFGQYKDKVSTERDYTFGLMLDIKDNPTDVLPKLITLLQENLSYFNRTANAKAIQVIISGNRPKLETYLDYPLLLQFDGRPSEVYDDETLRRVALISDNFRLYSRWDGTDELPEVDREKLKRVIKRAHSDNKLIRFWGAPDSPNAWKQLKKIGVDVINTDKVAEAVQAMR; translated from the coding sequence ATGTATCTCCGCATCCTACTCCTTTTACTGCTACCGGTGGCAATTGCTACGGCTCAGAAAATCCAGTCACAAAATGACTACGCCCAGCCCCGGCCATTCGTGACGGCTTATGAACAACGCGCGGACTTTATTGAAGCCGATGTGTGGCTACTGGACGGGAAGCTGGTCGTCTCTCAGGAGAAACCAACCGGCAATGCGCCTACCCTAGATTCACTCTACATAAAACCGATCGCGAAATTATTCGGTCAATACAAAGATAAAGTAAGCACCGAACGGGATTATACTTTCGGGCTTATGCTGGATATTAAGGATAATCCAACCGATGTACTGCCGAAGCTGATTACGCTCTTGCAGGAAAATCTTTCTTATTTCAACCGGACGGCCAACGCAAAGGCCATCCAGGTCATTATCAGTGGCAACCGTCCTAAACTGGAAACCTACCTCGACTATCCGTTGCTCCTTCAATTCGATGGCCGGCCCAGTGAGGTATATGACGATGAAACGCTCCGGCGCGTAGCCCTCATCAGCGATAATTTTCGCCTGTATTCCCGTTGGGACGGCACCGACGAGCTGCCGGAAGTAGATCGCGAAAAACTCAAGCGCGTTATCAAACGAGCCCACAGCGACAATAAATTGATCCGGTTCTGGGGGGCGCCGGACTCACCCAATGCCTGGAAACAGTTAAAAAAAATCGGAGTCGATGTCATCAATACCGATAAAGTAGCCGAAGCAGTGCAAGCTATGCGCTAA
- the fabG gene encoding 3-oxoacyl-[acyl-carrier-protein] reductase, which produces MDLLKGKVALITGASRGIGRAMALKFAQEGATVAFTFLSSVEKGQALEEELRAFGGQAKGYRSDASDHKAAEELVNQVIADFGKLDILINNAGITKDGLLMRMSEEQWDTVINVNLKSVFNLTKAAIKPMMKAKAGSIINLTSVVGIRGNAGQANYAASKAGIIGFTKSVALELGSRNIRSNAIAPGFIETEMTGEINEKALDEWKQQIPMKRGGQPEEVADCAIFLASDLSRYITGQVLQVDGGMLT; this is translated from the coding sequence ATGGATTTACTTAAAGGAAAAGTTGCGTTGATTACCGGTGCGTCGCGTGGTATCGGGCGGGCTATGGCGCTCAAGTTTGCTCAGGAAGGTGCTACGGTAGCGTTCACATTTTTGTCAAGCGTTGAAAAAGGACAGGCGCTGGAAGAAGAACTGCGGGCATTTGGCGGCCAGGCCAAAGGCTACCGTTCCGATGCATCGGACCACAAAGCCGCCGAAGAGCTTGTTAATCAAGTTATAGCTGACTTCGGTAAACTCGATATTCTGATCAACAATGCAGGCATTACGAAAGATGGTTTGCTAATGCGGATGTCGGAAGAGCAATGGGACACCGTAATCAACGTTAATTTAAAGTCGGTCTTTAACTTGACCAAAGCGGCTATCAAACCGATGATGAAAGCCAAAGCTGGTTCCATCATCAACCTGACATCCGTGGTCGGTATTCGCGGTAATGCAGGACAGGCCAACTATGCCGCATCAAAGGCCGGTATCATTGGCTTCACAAAGTCGGTGGCACTGGAGTTGGGATCGCGTAATATCCGGTCTAATGCCATTGCTCCGGGTTTTATCGAGACCGAAATGACCGGCGAAATCAATGAGAAGGCGCTTGACGAATGGAAACAGCAAATTCCGATGAAACGCGGTGGTCAACCCGAAGAGGTTGCCGACTGCGCCATTTTTCTGGCCTCCGACCTCTCGCGCTACATCACCGGTCAGGTGCTGCAAGTGGATGGGGGGATGTTAACCTAA
- a CDS encoding VWA domain-containing protein, translating into MYQPLPRLAGSGTAVGGFDKRTTYGLAALRFIVVSFLCFLLLNPLIRSVRTITEKPKVVLAVDNSESVAAAGRPALNRALTSLQTLRQQLTDKGLDVSVRTFGDTVTDADLTQIAFTQRTSNLSGLLSGIRSDYEGRNLTDVVLISDGIFNQGLSPTFGQYPFAVQTVGLGDTIAKKDIQLKGIVANRIAYLGNQFPVQAEIVSNGFQGRSATVVLRQNGRELGRQSVNFSKNDTFNQLTFQTTATQKGVQHYVVEILPQPGEFSTLNNRQDVYLDVIDGKEKVLLLALSPHPDVKALRNILERNQNYELDVRILTGTPAEATPPADKTYDLLILHQIPDNGGLGNALVQKYLSTNTPVLFVLGNQSSLGPFNTSNPVMQVVAQPNQSDKVTGSFNGEFKQLNLDPAKLELLSKLPPMSVPYGEFRLQPGSEVVLWQQVGSVRTTKPLLALNVNAGSVGRPRKAAVLAGEGLWLWRLEEYALTDKQEVVDELIQKVIQLISVKEDRRKLRVYPIRNEFVAGEKVIFETELYNDIYERLYDKPVRLEITDEKGITRSYNYTPTEANSRFEISRLPQGAYRFRASVSVNNRAEQSAGQFVVRDLQLEALNTTADHGLLRQLAKQTGGQFYGPTRVDALVKNLTARSHPARLSSTEEMNEIINWRWLFFVVLTLAAIEWGVRKFNGGY; encoded by the coding sequence ATGTATCAGCCATTACCCCGGCTTGCGGGCAGTGGGACTGCCGTTGGTGGTTTCGATAAGCGAACGACGTACGGCCTGGCCGCGTTACGATTTATTGTAGTCAGCTTTCTTTGCTTTCTACTGCTCAATCCATTGATTCGGAGCGTACGAACGATCACCGAAAAGCCAAAAGTCGTGCTGGCCGTCGATAATTCTGAATCGGTTGCCGCAGCGGGACGCCCCGCGTTGAACCGGGCACTGACAAGTTTGCAAACGCTACGGCAGCAGCTGACAGACAAGGGGCTGGATGTGTCGGTACGAACGTTTGGGGATACGGTCACGGACGCTGATCTGACGCAGATTGCCTTTACGCAACGAACATCGAACCTGTCGGGGCTGTTGTCTGGTATTCGCTCCGATTACGAAGGGCGCAATCTGACGGATGTGGTCCTTATATCGGATGGTATCTTCAACCAGGGTTTGTCACCAACGTTCGGGCAATATCCGTTTGCTGTTCAGACGGTTGGTCTGGGTGATACCATTGCCAAGAAGGACATCCAGCTCAAAGGTATTGTTGCCAACCGGATCGCCTATCTGGGAAATCAGTTTCCGGTCCAGGCCGAGATTGTCAGCAATGGATTCCAGGGGCGAAGTGCTACCGTTGTGCTGCGGCAGAATGGGCGGGAACTAGGTCGCCAGTCGGTCAATTTTTCGAAGAACGACACGTTCAATCAACTTACATTTCAGACAACCGCAACACAGAAAGGCGTTCAGCATTACGTGGTCGAGATTCTGCCGCAACCGGGTGAATTTAGTACCCTTAACAACCGGCAGGATGTTTATCTGGATGTGATCGACGGGAAAGAAAAAGTACTGCTATTGGCGTTGTCGCCCCACCCGGACGTGAAAGCGTTGCGGAACATTCTGGAGCGAAATCAAAATTACGAACTGGATGTCCGCATTTTGACCGGCACACCGGCAGAAGCAACCCCACCCGCCGATAAAACTTACGACCTGCTCATTCTTCATCAGATCCCTGACAACGGGGGCTTAGGCAACGCACTGGTCCAGAAATACCTGTCGACCAATACACCCGTCCTGTTCGTGTTGGGTAACCAGTCGTCGTTAGGCCCGTTCAATACGTCGAACCCAGTGATGCAGGTAGTGGCCCAACCCAACCAGAGTGACAAAGTGACCGGGTCCTTTAACGGGGAGTTCAAGCAGTTGAACCTCGATCCGGCAAAACTTGAGTTGTTGAGCAAATTGCCCCCTATGTCCGTTCCCTACGGCGAATTTCGGCTCCAGCCCGGTAGCGAAGTGGTATTGTGGCAGCAGGTTGGGAGCGTCCGGACCACGAAACCGTTACTGGCGTTGAACGTAAACGCCGGATCGGTAGGTCGTCCGCGTAAAGCGGCTGTGCTGGCAGGTGAAGGCTTGTGGCTGTGGCGGCTCGAAGAGTACGCGCTGACTGACAAACAGGAAGTTGTCGACGAACTGATCCAGAAGGTTATACAACTGATCTCGGTGAAAGAAGACCGGCGTAAACTGCGCGTTTATCCAATCCGGAATGAGTTTGTGGCGGGCGAGAAAGTGATCTTCGAGACCGAACTGTATAATGACATTTACGAGCGACTCTACGACAAACCCGTTCGGCTGGAAATCACCGACGAGAAAGGGATAACCCGTTCGTACAACTATACCCCGACTGAAGCGAACAGCCGGTTTGAGATTAGCCGGCTGCCGCAGGGGGCTTATCGGTTCCGGGCCAGCGTAAGCGTTAATAACCGGGCTGAACAATCGGCGGGCCAGTTTGTGGTTCGTGATCTGCAACTGGAAGCCCTGAACACGACCGCCGATCATGGTCTGCTTCGTCAACTGGCCAAGCAAACGGGTGGGCAGTTCTACGGACCAACACGGGTCGATGCGCTTGTCAAGAACCTGACCGCCCGGTCGCACCCCGCCCGACTAAGCAGCACCGAGGAAATGAACGAGATTATCAACTGGCGGTGGCTGTTTTTCGTCGTTCTGACGCTAGCGGCCATCGAGTGGGGAGTCCGGAAATTCAACGGTGGCTATTGA
- a CDS encoding alpha-L-fucosidase: MKSAFLRLALGAMLSVPAFAQQHSEQNHDKYIWPKDEQVKQKLQNWQDIKFGLLMHWGTYSEWGVVESWSLCPEDEGWCERKGPHAANWYDYKKAYENLQTTFNPTKFNPERWADAAKQAGMKYVIFTTKHHDGFCMFDTKQTDYKITDKKTPFSANPRSNVTKEILGAFRQQGFMVGTYFSKPDWHTEQYWWPYFPPKDRNVSYDPKKYPDNWKKFSDFTYNQIEELMTGYGKVDILWLDGGWVRPASTIDSTISWQRTIPYSQDINMARIAGMARQHQPGLLVVDRTVSGEFENYVTPEQQIPDHYMPIPWETCMTMGNSWSYIPKENFKSARKLVQTLVDVVAKNGNLLLNVAPGPDGEWHEEAYQRMQEIGKWIATNGESVYGTKPLAPYRQGQWAFTTTGKATYASYLSAESEKQLPASVSLTIPTLPSKAKVTLLGSSQPLKLTKSQNGLTVSIPEKVRQQLAGQPVWVFKITG; the protein is encoded by the coding sequence ATGAAATCCGCATTCCTACGCCTTGCTCTGGGAGCAATGCTCAGTGTGCCAGCCTTCGCGCAGCAACATTCCGAACAAAACCACGACAAGTACATCTGGCCTAAAGATGAACAGGTCAAACAAAAACTACAGAACTGGCAGGACATCAAATTTGGTCTGCTCATGCACTGGGGCACCTACAGTGAATGGGGCGTGGTCGAATCCTGGTCGCTCTGCCCCGAAGACGAGGGCTGGTGCGAACGAAAAGGTCCTCATGCCGCCAATTGGTACGACTACAAAAAAGCGTACGAAAATCTCCAGACGACGTTCAACCCGACCAAATTCAATCCTGAACGCTGGGCCGATGCCGCGAAACAGGCTGGCATGAAGTACGTCATCTTCACCACGAAGCACCATGACGGGTTCTGTATGTTCGACACCAAACAGACCGACTATAAGATTACGGACAAGAAAACGCCCTTCTCGGCAAATCCACGCAGTAACGTAACGAAAGAAATTCTTGGTGCATTCCGCCAGCAGGGATTCATGGTCGGCACGTATTTTTCCAAGCCAGACTGGCATACCGAACAGTACTGGTGGCCTTATTTCCCCCCGAAAGACCGCAATGTCAGCTACGATCCAAAGAAATACCCGGACAACTGGAAGAAATTCAGCGACTTCACCTACAATCAGATTGAAGAGTTGATGACGGGTTACGGCAAAGTTGACATTTTGTGGCTCGATGGTGGCTGGGTTCGTCCGGCAAGCACCATCGATTCGACCATAAGCTGGCAGCGCACCATTCCCTATAGTCAGGACATAAACATGGCCCGCATTGCCGGAATGGCCCGTCAGCACCAACCGGGCCTGCTGGTGGTGGACCGCACCGTATCAGGCGAGTTCGAGAATTACGTGACGCCCGAACAACAGATTCCAGACCATTACATGCCTATTCCGTGGGAAACCTGCATGACGATGGGCAATAGCTGGTCGTATATCCCGAAAGAAAACTTCAAGTCGGCGCGCAAGCTGGTGCAAACGCTGGTCGATGTGGTCGCTAAGAATGGCAATCTGCTGCTTAACGTTGCACCCGGCCCCGACGGCGAATGGCACGAAGAAGCCTATCAGCGGATGCAGGAAATTGGCAAGTGGATAGCCACGAATGGCGAGTCAGTCTATGGCACCAAGCCGTTGGCTCCTTACCGGCAGGGACAGTGGGCGTTCACAACAACAGGCAAGGCAACGTATGCGTCGTATCTATCGGCAGAATCAGAGAAGCAGCTTCCGGCCAGTGTATCATTGACCATACCTACACTTCCATCGAAAGCGAAAGTGACCCTGTTAGGTTCTTCTCAACCGCTGAAACTAACCAAATCGCAAAATGGACTAACCGTTTCGATTCCGGAAAAAGTGCGCCAGCAATTGGCGGGACAGCCGGTATGGGTGTTCAAGATTACCGGGTAA
- a CDS encoding glycoside hydrolase family 95 protein, with protein sequence MLTKPTHFYVILLACLVSLSGRLSAQPQPYKLWYKQPARNWNEALPVGNGRLGVMVFGKVTDELLQLNESTLWSGGPADTNPNPDAKSYLPQVRKALFEENYELATTLLKKMQGRYTESYEPLGDLRIQQPFSSQPTDYYRDLNISDASATTRFTVDGVTYSREVFVSAPDQVIVVRLTASKPGALNFTASTKSQLRYRLAVINNRELALNGKAPAHTDPNYVGDNPQPIIYDDVSQCRGMRFALRVRALPSDGTVTTDTAGIHVSKATSVVLLLSAATSFNGFDKCPDKDGKDEQKLVVGYLNPAARKSYTTLKQAHQQDYQTYFNRVSLTLNPTKNGPDRQALPTDERLSRYATGEDDPTMESLYYQFGRYLLISSSRPTGTPANLQGIWNPHVRPPWSSNFTININTQMNYWPAEVSNLSEFHRPLFGLIKDVAVTGKATAQNFYGIGGWTAHHNTDIWGLSNPVGDLGKGSPLWANWAMGGAWLCQHLYEHYRFTGDKAFLRDTAYPLMKGAAQFCSDWLIPYKDGHLVTAPSTTPENVFVLPGGKQGEVSIATTMDMGIIRDLFTNVVEASTVLNTDVAFRQLISEKTSKLYPYQIGKKGNLQEWYKDFEDVDPQHRHVSHLFALHPGRSIAPLTTPDLAAAARKTLEIRGDGGTGWSKAWKINFWARLNDGNHAYKLLRELLKLSGVEGTQYANAGGTYPNLFCAHPPFQIDGNFGGIAGMSEMLLQSHLDHISLLAALPDQWKTGQVNGLRARGGFDIVEMAWQDGKVSKVVIRSTIGGNCRIRVPNALKASGGVALQSASGANPNPLFQGPTVPTAASPTAQVYDFMTQAGRNYTFTMQ encoded by the coding sequence ATGCTTACCAAACCAACTCATTTTTACGTCATTCTACTTGCCTGCCTTGTCAGTCTTTCGGGCCGGCTGAGTGCGCAGCCTCAGCCCTACAAGCTCTGGTACAAACAACCCGCCCGGAACTGGAACGAAGCCTTACCCGTGGGCAATGGCCGCCTGGGCGTCATGGTCTTCGGAAAAGTCACGGACGAGCTGCTGCAACTCAACGAAAGTACGCTCTGGTCGGGCGGACCAGCTGACACCAACCCGAATCCGGACGCAAAATCGTATCTTCCGCAAGTCCGTAAAGCATTATTCGAGGAGAATTATGAACTGGCCACGACACTGCTCAAAAAAATGCAGGGCCGCTACACCGAATCCTACGAGCCACTGGGCGACCTGCGGATTCAGCAGCCGTTCAGCAGCCAGCCAACGGATTATTACCGGGATCTCAACATCAGCGACGCCAGTGCCACAACCCGATTTACGGTGGACGGGGTGACGTATTCGCGGGAGGTATTCGTGTCGGCTCCCGATCAGGTTATCGTAGTGCGCCTGACCGCTAGTAAACCCGGTGCTCTCAATTTTACAGCCTCTACCAAAAGCCAGCTTCGCTACCGACTGGCCGTAATCAACAACCGGGAACTGGCCCTGAACGGGAAAGCACCCGCTCATACCGACCCAAACTACGTCGGCGATAATCCGCAGCCAATCATCTACGACGATGTCAGCCAATGCCGGGGTATGCGGTTCGCCCTTCGGGTTCGCGCCCTCCCCAGCGATGGCACCGTGACAACCGATACCGCTGGCATACATGTCAGCAAGGCAACCAGCGTGGTGCTTTTGCTTTCGGCGGCTACCAGTTTCAACGGGTTCGACAAGTGTCCGGATAAAGACGGCAAAGACGAACAGAAACTAGTGGTTGGGTATCTGAATCCAGCCGCCCGCAAATCGTATACCACGCTCAAACAGGCTCACCAGCAGGATTACCAGACCTATTTTAACCGCGTATCGCTCACCCTGAACCCGACGAAAAACGGGCCAGACCGGCAGGCGCTACCGACCGACGAACGACTGAGCAGGTACGCAACCGGCGAAGACGACCCAACCATGGAAAGCCTGTACTACCAGTTTGGGCGTTATCTGCTGATTTCCAGCTCGCGCCCGACCGGTACACCCGCTAATTTGCAGGGCATCTGGAACCCGCACGTTCGGCCACCGTGGAGCAGTAATTTTACCATCAACATCAACACCCAAATGAACTACTGGCCCGCTGAGGTCAGCAACCTGTCCGAATTTCACCGGCCGCTTTTCGGCTTGATCAAGGATGTAGCCGTTACGGGTAAAGCTACTGCCCAGAATTTCTACGGCATCGGCGGCTGGACGGCTCACCATAACACCGACATCTGGGGCCTTTCGAATCCGGTTGGTGACTTGGGAAAAGGTAGCCCATTATGGGCTAACTGGGCCATGGGGGGCGCGTGGCTTTGCCAGCACCTGTACGAACACTACCGCTTCACGGGTGATAAAGCATTTCTACGCGACACTGCCTATCCGCTTATGAAAGGGGCCGCTCAATTCTGCTCCGACTGGCTGATACCGTATAAAGACGGACACCTCGTCACGGCTCCATCGACCACCCCCGAAAATGTGTTCGTACTTCCCGGTGGTAAACAGGGTGAGGTATCCATAGCCACGACAATGGATATGGGTATTATCCGCGATCTGTTCACCAACGTCGTGGAAGCATCTACCGTGCTCAATACGGACGTTGCGTTTCGGCAGCTGATCAGCGAGAAAACCAGTAAACTCTATCCGTATCAAATCGGCAAAAAAGGCAATTTGCAGGAGTGGTACAAAGACTTTGAGGATGTCGATCCGCAACACCGGCACGTATCACACCTGTTTGCCCTGCATCCCGGTCGGTCCATTGCCCCCCTGACCACACCCGATCTGGCGGCTGCGGCCCGCAAAACGCTGGAGATTCGGGGAGATGGCGGCACGGGCTGGAGCAAAGCCTGGAAAATTAACTTCTGGGCGCGGCTTAATGACGGTAACCACGCCTACAAACTCCTGCGCGAGTTGCTGAAACTAAGTGGTGTGGAAGGGACCCAGTATGCCAACGCGGGAGGCACCTACCCAAATCTATTTTGTGCGCACCCGCCGTTTCAGATCGACGGTAATTTTGGGGGAATAGCCGGTATGAGCGAAATGCTGCTGCAAAGTCACCTGGACCACATTAGTTTGCTGGCGGCCCTCCCCGATCAGTGGAAAACCGGTCAGGTGAACGGATTGCGGGCGCGGGGCGGTTTCGATATTGTGGAAATGGCCTGGCAGGACGGCAAGGTGAGTAAAGTCGTTATCCGGTCTACCATCGGTGGCAATTGCCGCATCCGCGTTCCGAACGCCCTGAAGGCATCGGGTGGTGTGGCATTACAATCAGCCAGCGGTGCCAATCCTAATCCGCTTTTTCAGGGACCGACCGTTCCGACAGCAGCGTCACCGACCGCGCAGGTTTACGATTTTATGACCCAGGCAGGACGAAATTATACGTTTACGATGCAATAG
- a CDS encoding SusC/RagA family TonB-linked outer membrane protein — protein MMSFLQPLTSLPRALRLLVVACLIGLLPALPALAQTITGRVVSADDNQPLPGVSVVVKGTSTGTTTRADGTYSLNAASSSTLTYSFIGYETKEITVGNRTAIDIALAVGTSTLSEVVVTALGIKKDIRQTGVAIQTVEGSQLLKAREPNPINSLTGKVAGLTIGSSSELLGRPNISLRGNSDVLFVVDGIPITSDTWNVSADDIETYTVLKGASASALYGFRGKNGAILITTKRGTKDKRGFSVEVNTSQMADQGFLAIPKVQDEYGPGDHGVYAFGDGKGNGLNDGDYDIWGPALNGQLIPQYDSPVVSGQTFTTTFPNGKTFTSNRQPTPFVPRGKDNLSRFIQTGILSNNNVAVAASGEKYDMRFSLSHNYQQGLVPNTKLNVTNFNITGGYNFSPKLRFESSLNYNRQYTPNFPDVNYGPNSLIYNVIAWGGADWNIDDMKQIWQPGKEGTQQIYAEYQRYNNPWFLAKYWLRGHYNSNVYGYTSLRYQLADGLQLTGKTQLTTYSILRTEKLPYSATTYGREEARGDYREDRRSLFDNINQLLLQYNKKVTPDLALNALVGGEARIFNYNSNYASTNYLNVPGVYNFANSSNPVIASNFQSDMRVLSAYYSADFTFRDYATLTTTGRIDKLSTLPKGNNAYFYPSVALSTVISDYVQLPAKLGISFLKLRASYANVKDGLTQSTIGSTPGASFPVGYGVDYSSSYGGPTYQNSAVYTLPLTYNNKPSAYYANTLNNPNLKPNSTSQAEVGLDIRFLNNRLILDGAYYVSNDGPRIFTLPSSEATGYTGRLVNGISTQKKGGEISLTGQAIRSPKGFNWDVVANYSTYTERLKDVYTEGGINTLASSYFVGNSSGSRFINIGDRTDGYYSSAFVRTPDGQLINDAGGRPIINPVSQFLGYVNPKFVWGINNRFSYKNLTFSFQFDGRVGGVIGDYVRQKTFQGGRHIETIQGALGAARPNDVKGIKSYVGDGVVLTSGSINYDVNGNVLNYGELKYAPNTIQTFEQDYIARAFGSTESFLMSRSFAKLREVIIGYSLPQNLLRRVGVKQASVSVVGRNLLYFAQYKDIDLDQYLTGGLSTLQTPTTRRYGINLNLVF, from the coding sequence ATGATGTCTTTTTTACAACCGTTAACGTCACTACCGCGTGCGCTACGCCTGTTGGTCGTGGCGTGTCTGATTGGCCTGCTGCCCGCCCTACCGGCATTGGCGCAAACCATTACGGGTCGGGTCGTATCGGCCGACGATAACCAGCCATTACCCGGTGTTTCGGTTGTGGTCAAAGGTACCTCTACGGGTACGACGACCCGCGCCGATGGTACCTATTCACTTAATGCCGCTTCATCCAGCACACTAACCTACTCGTTCATTGGGTACGAAACGAAAGAAATTACGGTGGGCAACCGTACGGCCATCGACATTGCCCTGGCCGTGGGCACATCGACGCTGAGCGAGGTTGTTGTAACGGCGCTGGGTATCAAAAAAGATATTCGGCAAACGGGTGTTGCGATCCAGACTGTAGAAGGGTCACAGCTGTTAAAAGCGCGTGAACCCAACCCGATCAACTCCCTGACGGGCAAAGTGGCTGGCCTAACTATCGGGTCTTCGTCCGAATTGCTGGGTCGCCCGAATATTTCCTTGCGGGGTAATTCGGATGTGCTGTTCGTTGTGGATGGCATCCCGATTACATCCGATACCTGGAACGTCAGCGCCGACGATATTGAGACCTATACCGTATTAAAAGGAGCTTCGGCATCGGCCCTGTACGGGTTTCGGGGAAAAAACGGAGCCATTCTGATCACCACCAAGCGCGGTACAAAAGATAAACGCGGCTTTTCGGTAGAGGTCAATACCAGCCAGATGGCCGATCAGGGGTTTCTGGCGATTCCTAAAGTGCAGGACGAATACGGCCCCGGTGATCACGGTGTGTATGCATTTGGCGATGGCAAAGGAAATGGCCTGAACGATGGCGATTACGACATCTGGGGACCAGCCCTGAACGGTCAGCTGATTCCGCAGTATGACAGTCCGGTTGTGTCGGGTCAGACGTTCACCACCACGTTTCCCAATGGCAAAACGTTTACCAGTAACCGCCAGCCAACGCCGTTTGTGCCACGGGGCAAAGACAACCTCAGCCGGTTTATCCAGACGGGTATTCTCTCGAACAACAACGTTGCGGTAGCGGCATCGGGCGAAAAATACGATATGCGCTTTTCGCTGTCGCACAATTATCAGCAGGGCTTGGTGCCGAACACGAAGCTCAACGTAACGAACTTCAACATTACGGGTGGGTATAATTTTTCGCCTAAACTGCGCTTCGAGTCTAGTCTGAACTACAACCGCCAATACACGCCCAACTTCCCGGATGTCAACTACGGACCAAACTCGCTGATCTACAATGTTATCGCCTGGGGTGGCGCGGACTGGAATATTGATGATATGAAGCAGATCTGGCAGCCGGGCAAAGAAGGTACGCAGCAGATTTACGCTGAATACCAACGCTATAACAACCCCTGGTTTCTGGCTAAATACTGGCTGCGTGGGCATTACAACAGCAACGTGTATGGCTACACGTCGCTTCGTTACCAGCTTGCCGACGGATTGCAGCTGACGGGTAAAACACAGTTGACGACCTACAGCATTCTGCGGACAGAAAAACTACCATATTCGGCGACGACCTATGGCCGTGAAGAAGCCCGTGGTGATTACCGTGAAGATCGCCGGAGCCTGTTCGACAACATCAACCAATTGCTGCTGCAATACAACAAAAAAGTGACGCCTGATCTGGCCCTGAACGCACTGGTCGGTGGTGAAGCGCGTATTTTTAATTATAATTCCAACTACGCCAGCACCAACTATCTGAACGTACCGGGTGTCTATAATTTCGCGAACTCATCGAATCCGGTTATTGCGTCGAACTTCCAGTCGGACATGCGCGTGCTGTCGGCTTATTACTCGGCTGATTTCACGTTCCGCGATTATGCCACATTGACCACGACGGGCCGTATCGATAAACTCTCGACACTGCCGAAAGGAAATAACGCGTACTTCTATCCATCGGTGGCACTGAGCACAGTCATCTCAGACTATGTTCAGTTGCCAGCCAAACTTGGTATCTCGTTCCTGAAACTACGGGCTTCGTATGCTAACGTAAAAGATGGGCTGACCCAATCGACTATCGGCTCAACCCCAGGGGCTTCGTTCCCGGTCGGTTACGGCGTCGATTACAGCTCGTCGTATGGTGGCCCAACCTACCAGAACTCGGCGGTGTATACATTGCCGCTAACGTATAATAACAAACCATCGGCCTACTACGCCAATACACTCAATAACCCGAACCTGAAGCCCAACTCGACCTCACAGGCGGAAGTCGGTCTTGATATCCGGTTCCTGAATAACCGTTTGATCCTGGATGGTGCGTATTACGTGAGCAACGACGGACCGCGCATTTTTACGTTGCCTTCGTCGGAAGCAACGGGCTACACCGGTCGCCTGGTCAATGGGATCAGTACGCAGAAAAAGGGTGGTGAGATCTCCCTGACGGGGCAGGCAATTCGCTCGCCCAAAGGGTTTAACTGGGATGTTGTTGCCAACTACTCAACCTACACGGAACGCTTGAAAGATGTTTATACGGAAGGCGGTATCAATACGCTGGCATCCAGTTATTTTGTGGGTAACAGCAGTGGCTCGCGGTTCATCAATATCGGTGATCGGACGGATGGTTACTATTCGAGCGCGTTCGTGCGCACCCCCGATGGTCAACTGATCAATGACGCCGGCGGGCGGCCGATTATCAATCCCGTGTCGCAGTTCCTGGGGTACGTGAATCCGAAATTCGTCTGGGGGATCAACAACCGGTTCAGCTACAAAAACCTCACGTTCAGCTTCCAGTTCGATGGTCGGGTTGGTGGTGTGATCGGTGATTACGTCCGTCAGAAAACATTCCAGGGTGGTCGCCACATCGAAACGATACAGGGTGCTTTGGGAGCTGCCCGTCCGAACGACGTGAAGGGCATCAAGTCCTACGTTGGTGATGGCGTGGTGCTGACAAGTGGTAGCATTAACTACGACGTAAATGGGAACGTGCTCAACTACGGTGAGTTGAAGTACGCGCCTAACACGATTCAGACGTTCGAGCAGGATTACATCGCCCGCGCGTTTGGCTCGACCGAATCATTCCTGATGAGCCGGAGCTTTGCCAAACTGCGTGAGGTTATCATTGGCTATTCGTTGCCGCAGAATCTGCTGAGACGTGTCGGGGTCAAACAGGCTAGCGTATCGGTAGTGGGTCGGAACCTTCTGTATTTCGCCCAATACAAAGATATTGATCTGGATCAGTACCTGACTGGTGGTCTCTCCACCCTACAAACCCCAACGACCCGCCGGTACGGCATCAACCTGAATCTGGTATTTTAA